The DNA segment GAACTTGGGATGCCCCGACACTCTCAAAAGTTCATGTCGATCCTTAAATCTCTCCACATGATAAGCAAAGAAACACTCGAGGCAAAGGTTGAGCTCCTGAGGAGCTTCGGGTGGTCGGAGTCCGAGTTTTTTTCTGCATTCAAGAAGTTACCGAGCATATTATCCATTTCGCTGGAGTCGTTTCGTAGAAAAATGGAATTTTTAATCAGTGTAGTCGGGTATACCCCTTCCTTCATCGCCTCCCAACCAATTATCTTGCTATATGGTCTGCAGAAGAGGGTCATTCCTCGGTTTCGTGTTTTGGAGATGTTGAATACGAAAGGCTTGTGGACTCGACGAGGCAAGTTTTTGTCCTATGTGAAATTATCAAATGCAAAATTCCGGGAGAAGATTGTTCTACCTTACAAAGAAAAGGTTCCTGAGCTTCTTGATATTTTGAGAGCAGGTGAGTGTGAAGGGAAATGAGCCcttttatttggtatcagaggagGATGAGAAGGGCTTAGCTGATGGTCTAACTCACATGTGAATTTCTCAACAGGAGATGAGCAGTGATTCGGCACCTTTTTCCTTGACAACGAGCTCTCTTACATCAACCACCAGTCTTGGCTACTGAGGTGCAGTCCAGTGAAAGAATTATTCCTTTGGTGTCATATGGTAGTAATGTTGTAATTGGAAGGTCTATGCAGTGGCCAACACAAAATGTCTTCCAGTTTTACTCATTAAGGTTCATGGAAAAGTCTCTTCTTTTTTGCAAAGAAGAAATCCCTGGATGCTTGTTCatagtttttgttttattttttagtgTGTTAGTTTATTTAATCTGTTCCGAGGTCAGTATGACAAGGTTTCAAAATCATTTGGTTATTATCTCAATTCTCAATGGGCAAATCGAGACCCATAATCGGCCTAACAAGAGGTTCTTAATGGCTTACTGGGGATGGATGCTAAGATGTTACATAAATGTACTTAAATCCTTTGGGTCTCAATTGACATTAACAAAAGGCTTGTTGTAAGTGCAATGCCTTTGTGCCATGGTGCAGGTGGGAGCTAAGCACAATGATAATATCTATATTAAGATAAAGTGGATGAGTCAAATGTTAATTTTGTTGGTGGATATTTCATGGTAGTCTAATCATAAGTGAGAGAAGATTGGATGAAAGAAATAGATTAAGTGAAACAACAAGGATTTGAGCCTATGAGAGATAAAAGGAATTAGTAAATGAGTTCCTCTAATGGATTGAGTCAGAATTTATTTTGTGTCAAGTCCTCATCATCTTGCAAACCTTTTATTTTGTCATCAATTATGATTGTGGTTAACTATGTAACCTTgtgtaaaagaatatatatatatatatatatatatatatatatatatatatatatatatatatatatatatatatatatatatatatatatatgaacatttATCTCTATACCCCTATCTCCAAGATCAACTGGATTGTtggattaataataataataatggactATGATTATgaggcaaaaagaaaagaaaaatcttaTTATGCCTTGCAAAGTATCTGTCTACTTCCACATATGccacttaaaaaatataatacttATATATCTCTCTAAAGGGCAAAAAATATCAGCTATAGTGACCCTTTTCATGGGCATACATAACCATATGTGCTATACCTCTCctatcaaaaatatctttttttgatttttttttttactttacgtCAGCAGTCAGTTCTTTGCATCTTTTCGTGGATGGATGTGTTCTTAGTAGAAATAGTTGCATTACGATGCCAAAAGATTGGGTTTTGGTGCTCTTCCATGGAGTTTTGCATTCATCTCAGATGGATTAATTGCCTGTTAAAGGTCAGATTTGTGGACTTTAAAGTGCTCCTACCTATCATTTGGAAATAATTATTGCATAAGGAATTGGGAGGAAGTCAACCTCATTCCTTTCATGTTGAAGAACAGACCACTTCAAAACCATCATGAAGCTTCATGTTGTATGAAAAAGTCAAACTCTTCATGCCATGAAGAAGCTTCCGTGGTAAAGAAAGTCAACCTCAATTTACGGTGGAGACGACCTTCCAAGGGCGGCTGTTGAGTCGTCATGCATGACACCATTCTTCGCGTTGCCGCCACCCCAAAATCCACGCTCGTTCTTGGAACCCCATATTGTTGCCTTGGCCTGCAATCCAACCACGAGCACTATAAAGCCAGTCTCGCCTCATCTCTCGATTCTTACACATGGCGACGATGGGAGCAGACTTCGCGCAGGCCTATGTCATGAAGAAGCTCAACAAGGAGAGGATGAAGAGTCTGGAAGAGAAGATGGGAACGGGGGCTGAGCAGCAGGAGCTGAACAAGAGTGCCTTCTGGAtgatgacgaagaagaagaagaagaagatacaccCAAATGGATCGGCATCACCCAAAAGCAGCGAGAGATCTTTGGCACAGATACAATGACGAGACAAATGGCTCGGCATCACCCAAACGCAGCGAGAGATCTCTGGCACAGATACAATGACAAGAAATAGGAATTAAGAATACTGTTATTTGTTTCTCATTGTTGGGTATATGTAATATTTCACTGATGAATAGTACAAGAAGAAATTTATGATCTTGTCTAAAGCTGCAGTTTTTAGAGCCACAAATCTACTAGCATTTCTCCTCAATCTTGCAGAGACCACATTTTGTGAAATTATCTCACATTAAGAATAATTTATGAGAATGAAACAGATAGACCTAATAATCCAAGTAGCACAAGTTGTATTAAGCAAATCACAGCTACATATCACCAAGCAGTATCATTTCGAAACCAACATAAAAGGCTGCTGCAACAGGAACAAAAAGCTGTAATGACTGGAGCAGCATCGACTATACTTCAAACGACTCATTGTAGATTGCACAACACCAAGCTTGCTTCTATACACTTCTGATGTATTGATGTAGATATGTCTTTGATATAACAATAGATGCTAGCTCCACCATCCTGTTCAGGAAAATAATGTATTTACAAGAGTTGGGTGATCCCGAGATCCAAACAGGTCAAAGATCAAGGACCTGACAGCCTACAAGCTCTGCCGCCCCAAAATCCTTAGCAGCAATGACCTTCAAAATTTGAGGTTCTTCCTCTTCCGAGGAATCCGCAATGGCGTCAACCGGAGCAGTTGATGAAGTCGAAACATTCGAGCCTCTACATCTCCGAGAGTCAGCCTCCAATATAACAATATGATCACTGGCATCTTTTGTGATAACATGGAGCTTCCCAAGGAAACCAGCAAGTAGATATGGAGACTCAGAGTCGTTGAAACAATGAAGTGGAACCCTTTCTGCAACAACTCTCCAAGCATCCTCCTCCTCATCGTATACCTTTATCTGGGCACTGTCCAGATACCTAGAAGGATCCAAGGCATATAGATCCCCATTGACCACAGCACCCAACTTTGTCCCTGCCTGTCTTGCAGGCCAACCGTCACCCATACCAGGTGGCATGTCCACCCACGAACCTGTCTCTGGGTCATAGACCTCACCTCCGATATCAAAAAAGAAGGGCCAAGAATACAAGCTCTGAGGAACACACAGCCTTCCTCTGTATGAAGCCATTCCTGTTGCAATTGGCTTCACCATGTCAGCCAAGAAAGCAAGAGGAAATACCCGTGTTTTCAAGAAAGGCATGCTTGGCAACTCTGTCCAAAGACCAGTTGCAGGATCAAAAGCTTCGGCGGAGTGTAATGGAGTTAACCCATTTCTTCCCCTAATGACACCACCCACAGCGTAAAGTTTGTCGTTCAACAAGCATGTCTTACAAAACGCCCTGGCACTGATCATGGAATTCACTTCCTCCCACAAATTAAGGCACGGATCATATCGCCAAACACAGTCGATTGCAGAAGCTCGAGAGAATCCCCCCAGTACATAGAGGCAGCCACCAACAGCACCAACTGCGCAACCACAAAACGACATTTGATCCAAGTTATCCCTCCGGCCAAGCCAGCCTCTTATGAGATCAGCAAGTTTGATGCTAGATCCGACCACGCTCCACATCCGTAATCTAGGCAAAACCCTTTGTCGCTCCTCCTCGTTCGCAAGGCAGGGCATCGGTGGCAAACGTTGCCACTTACTCAAACGAGGGTCCAGTGCATGCCATGAAAACTTATCCGTTCCGGTCTTTGTCATCATGTATAACCATTCTTCGGTCACCCCCAATTCTGCCCTCAGCCGAAACAGCTCATCGCTGATAATAGCTGCCTTCCAACGCTGGGAAACCAATTTCACGTTCAAGTAGTAGATTCTCGGCAATCTCGCAAGAATTTGCATCGAGATTTCATCTGGAAGACTGGCAATCAGTCTCGGCTTGTCATCGCAATAGCACGACATCCTCAGCCTCTTGTTTGCGTCGCCACGGGGCGTCTCGGAATTCTCACCTGCGCGAGATTTATTGGCAGGCACGCTCGAGAATGAACCCATCAAGATCAAGTAAACTTCCACCGGCTTTTGAGGCAGAATGGGAAGCCAATTTCCAGCAAACCCCTCGATCTATTCTTCGTTACCAGAAACAAAAGAATATCAAATTCATCAGACTAAACGAGATCAGACAATTCTCCAAAAGGGGAGAACCCCCCTTTCAGAACCTTCAAGCAGACCCTAAAAATCTAATCTTTGCAGTGAATAACGAGGGGATCAATCGGATTCTACTGAGACTTTAGAGCTCTAATCAAACAGAAGAACTCGCACAAATCAATCAGCCGATCAAACATCAGATCAGAAAAAACCCTACCAAAATCGAAACGCAATTGAGAAGTGTGCATTCCAACAGGAACAACAGAAAACGGAAAAGCAGATGAAGCCGAACGATACCAAGAACAGAAAACATCGAATGAAGAAAAAAGTCACCTTCAGGTAGCGATCGGGAACAAGAAACTTTCTCCTTTGATTTTTCTTTCCTCTTATTTTTCTTCGTCTTTTTCTTCTCCCGCCGTGCGACGACAATTACTGCAACTTTCGGCTTACGGCTCTCTGATCCATCTCCCCGAGCGGCATCCTTTTCTACGGCCAGGGCTGCGTCTTCCGCGACTTAACTCACGATTTTTCGGTAATCGACAAATCCTTCTTCACCGTGACTAGAATCGTTGCTTCGGTCATTCGTCGTCTTACGCGTCGTCATCCGTAGTTACCATCTAGCACGCGACCGAAGCCACCCCGAGATGGGGCGACGAATCCAACGATCCAACCTGCCTCCACATCCGCGCTTCTCGGTCGCGATCCACGTCCATCACACTTTGAGCTTCGTGCAAGAGTATTTCTTATATATATCAGTAGAGAATAACACAGAAAGAGTATTTCCTATTTATATCCTTTCACGAGGGTAGTAAAATATTTTTGAGTTCAAATAATTCCAACAAAAAGTCACACGAACCTTCTTTGAGATAATATTATCAGAACTTCTTGTTTGTTCAATACAAGTATACCGATCTAAAATAGGGATCGTTGCAGACTTATATAGGACGTCTTAATATTAATAGACACCATCCTTGTCTAATACAAAGTAttctttatattttcattatgcaTCCTTCCGTGGAAAAAATAATAGATAGAgatatttattatgaatcatagtTCCTTTTTATTGGTGATAGAAATAGCGTTCGTCGGTG comes from the Musa acuminata AAA Group cultivar baxijiao chromosome BXJ1-10, Cavendish_Baxijiao_AAA, whole genome shotgun sequence genome and includes:
- the LOC135596152 gene encoding F-box/kelch-repeat protein At1g22040-like; protein product: MGSFSSVPANKSRAGENSETPRGDANKRLRMSCYCDDKPRLIASLPDEISMQILARLPRIYYLNVKLVSQRWKAAIISDELFRLRAELGVTEEWLYMMTKTGTDKFSWHALDPRLSKWQRLPPMPCLANEEERQRVLPRLRMWSVVGSSIKLADLIRGWLGRRDNLDQMSFCGCAVGAVGGCLYVLGGFSRASAIDCVWRYDPCLNLWEEVNSMISARAFCKTCLLNDKLYAVGGVIRGRNGLTPLHSAEAFDPATGLWTELPSMPFLKTRVFPLAFLADMVKPIATGMASYRGRLCVPQSLYSWPFFFDIGGEVYDPETGSWVDMPPGMGDGWPARQAGTKLGAVVNGDLYALDPSRYLDSAQIKVYDEEEDAWRVVAERVPLHCFNDSESPYLLAGFLGKLHVITKDASDHIVILEADSRRCRGSNVSTSSTAPVDAIADSSEEEEPQILKVIAAKDFGAAELVGCQVLDL